One window of the Acaryochloris sp. CCMEE 5410 genome contains the following:
- a CDS encoding NAD(P)/FAD-dependent oxidoreductase, with amino-acid sequence MTEHQPTICILGGGFGGLYTALRLSQLPWDEQQPLIYLVDQNDHFLFSPLLYELVTGELQSWEIAPPYSELLANTEVRFIQSAVKEIDVAQQQVILSDQSISYDRLVLALGGETPLHQVPGSAEYALPFRTVQDAYCLEDRLRALETSDAPKIRVAVVGAGPSGVELACKLADRLGDRGRIRLIERNNQILKSAPEFNQTAAQKALEKRQVWTDLETSIESLAAHEMTLSYKDKTDTLPVDLVLWTVGTAIAPPIQALPLPQNDLGQLLTDPTLQVQDSPHIFALGDLADCRDPQGNPNPKTAQVAIQQADCVGWNLWASLTQRPLLSFHYTHLGEMLTLGEDSAAMSGLGLQLDGPLAFMARRLIYLYRMPTLDHQLKIGFNWMFKPVLSALNTAK; translated from the coding sequence ATGACTGAACATCAGCCAACAATTTGTATTTTAGGAGGTGGCTTTGGCGGTCTCTATACAGCTCTTCGCTTAAGTCAACTGCCGTGGGATGAACAACAACCACTCATATATCTAGTGGATCAAAATGATCATTTTTTGTTTTCGCCATTACTTTATGAACTGGTTACAGGAGAACTACAGTCTTGGGAAATTGCTCCACCTTACAGCGAGCTTTTAGCCAATACTGAGGTGCGTTTTATTCAAAGTGCTGTTAAAGAGATTGATGTTGCCCAACAGCAAGTTATCCTATCTGATCAGTCCATCTCTTACGATCGCTTGGTACTAGCCTTGGGTGGGGAAACACCCCTGCACCAAGTCCCTGGATCGGCGGAATATGCGTTGCCGTTTCGGACTGTGCAAGACGCTTATTGTCTCGAAGATCGATTACGAGCCTTAGAAACCTCCGACGCGCCAAAAATTCGTGTGGCGGTTGTGGGAGCAGGCCCTAGTGGGGTAGAACTCGCCTGTAAGCTGGCGGATCGCTTAGGCGATCGCGGTCGGATACGGCTAATCGAACGCAATAATCAAATTCTCAAATCGGCTCCTGAATTTAATCAAACCGCCGCCCAGAAAGCCTTAGAGAAACGGCAAGTGTGGACTGATCTAGAGACAAGTATTGAGTCCCTAGCAGCCCATGAAATGACTTTGAGCTATAAGGATAAGACCGATACGCTGCCCGTAGACTTGGTATTGTGGACAGTGGGAACTGCGATCGCACCGCCGATTCAAGCCTTACCCCTTCCTCAGAATGATCTCGGTCAACTCCTGACTGACCCAACCCTGCAGGTCCAAGACTCACCCCATATTTTTGCTTTGGGCGACTTGGCAGATTGTCGAGATCCGCAAGGCAATCCCAATCCTAAAACCGCTCAAGTGGCTATCCAGCAAGCAGATTGTGTAGGGTGGAACCTTTGGGCTTCCTTAACCCAACGGCCATTGCTGTCGTTTCATTACACCCATCTGGGAGAAATGCTGACCTTAGGAGAAGACTCAGCTGCTATGTCTGGACTGGGATTACAGCTTGATGGTCCTCTAGCCTTTATGGCTCGGCGTTTGATCTATCTCTACCGCATGCCCACCCTCGATCATCAGCTTAAAATTGGGTTTAATTGGATGTTCAAACCTGTTTTATCCGCACTCAACACAGCTAAATAG
- a CDS encoding peroxiredoxin, with translation MSQHEVHECLRVGQAAPDFTATAVYDQEFSEVKLSNYRGKYVVIFFYPLDFTFVCPTEITAFSDRYNAFKDLNTEVLGISVDSEFSHLAWTQTDRKSGGVGDLNYPLVSDIKKEISTAYNVLDPDAGVALRGLFIIDKEGVVQHATINNLAFGRNVDETLRTLQAIQHVQSHPDEVCPAGWQPGDKTMNPDPVKSKVYFESV, from the coding sequence ATGTCGCAACACGAAGTCCATGAATGTTTAAGAGTCGGCCAAGCCGCACCTGACTTTACAGCAACGGCTGTTTACGACCAAGAATTTAGTGAAGTCAAACTCTCCAATTATCGGGGCAAGTACGTCGTCATCTTTTTCTATCCGCTTGATTTCACCTTCGTGTGTCCTACTGAAATTACGGCGTTTAGCGATCGCTATAATGCTTTCAAGGACTTAAATACTGAAGTTCTCGGTATTTCTGTAGACAGCGAATTCTCCCACCTAGCTTGGACCCAGACCGATCGCAAATCTGGAGGAGTCGGCGATCTCAACTACCCCTTAGTTTCGGACATTAAAAAAGAAATTAGCACCGCCTATAACGTTCTCGATCCAGATGCTGGTGTTGCCTTAAGAGGTCTCTTTATCATCGATAAAGAAGGCGTTGTCCAACATGCCACCATTAACAACCTTGCCTTTGGCCGCAATGTTGATGAAACCCTGCGCACCTTACAGGCAATTCAACATGTTCAGTCTCATCCCGATGAGGTTTGTCCCGCAGGCTGGCAGCCAGGAGACAAGACCATGAACCCTGATCCAGTCAAATCCAAGGTTTACTTCGAATCTGTCTAA
- a CDS encoding glycosyltransferase family 2 protein, with protein MLMQDQKAKITQPEISVIIPIYNEVESLEHLIRRISDTLDETHVSYEIICVDDGSVDGTTELLRKQVDLYPQLRGVVLRRNYGQTAAMSAGFNHAQGKIFVTLDGDLQNEPADIPLLLAKMNEGFDLVSGWRKERQDAALTRLLPSKIANLVIGWITGVKLNDYGCSLKAYRAELIADMNLYGELHRFLPALAFIEGARIAELPVRHHARQFGQSKYGLDRTFRVVMDLLTVSFMKTFLTRPMHVFGLLGITFTGLGVLTGGYLVFLKYGLNEGIADRPLLILSAVLLLTGIQLFSIGLLAELLMRTYHESQSRPIYRVREVVQASNSEN; from the coding sequence ATGCTAATGCAAGACCAAAAAGCCAAGATCACTCAGCCCGAAATCTCGGTCATTATACCCATCTATAATGAGGTCGAAAGCCTGGAGCATCTCATTCGTAGGATTTCAGATACCCTGGATGAAACCCATGTATCCTACGAAATCATTTGTGTCGATGATGGCTCGGTGGATGGTACGACCGAGTTGTTAAGGAAACAGGTGGATCTATACCCCCAGCTACGGGGAGTTGTGTTGCGCCGAAATTATGGACAAACGGCAGCTATGTCTGCAGGGTTCAACCATGCCCAAGGTAAGATTTTTGTCACCCTGGATGGTGACTTGCAAAATGAGCCAGCCGATATTCCGCTACTGCTGGCCAAAATGAATGAAGGCTTTGATTTAGTCAGTGGTTGGCGGAAAGAGCGACAAGATGCCGCATTGACGCGCCTGCTCCCATCTAAGATTGCTAACTTGGTGATTGGGTGGATTACAGGGGTTAAGCTGAACGACTATGGTTGTTCTCTGAAGGCTTATCGAGCAGAGCTGATTGCTGATATGAACCTGTATGGAGAATTACACCGATTTTTACCAGCATTAGCTTTTATTGAAGGTGCCAGAATTGCAGAGCTGCCTGTGCGCCATCATGCTCGTCAATTTGGCCAAAGTAAGTATGGCCTGGATCGGACCTTTCGGGTCGTCATGGATTTGCTAACCGTCTCTTTTATGAAAACCTTTTTAACCCGTCCTATGCATGTCTTTGGACTGTTGGGGATTACCTTTACGGGGTTAGGAGTGTTAACAGGCGGCTACTTAGTATTTTTAAAGTACGGCCTCAACGAAGGAATTGCAGATCGTCCCTTGCTGATCTTATCTGCTGTGTTGCTATTGACTGGAATTCAACTTTTTTCCATCGGGCTCCTGGCTGAACTGCTGATGCGAACCTACCATGAGTCCCAAAGTCGTCCCATCTACCGGGTTAGAGAAGTTGTCCAAGCATCCAATTCTGAAAATTGA
- a CDS encoding glycosyltransferase, whose amino-acid sequence MLRVLSERGDQIDMLTFPEGDDVVYDNVRIYRTPKLPFIKNISPGFSGKKLVCDGFMLIQAINLCWKYKYDIVHSVEESAFIALVLKVMFRTPYIYDMDSSLAQQMIEKFAFLSSLRFLFNAFERLAVQQAKVVIPVCETLSEDIQVYQPKRVVVLPDISLLDYSAPNNKA is encoded by the coding sequence ATGCTCAGAGTGCTATCAGAGCGGGGAGATCAGATTGACATGCTGACTTTTCCAGAAGGAGATGATGTCGTTTATGACAACGTGCGGATCTACCGGACTCCCAAATTACCATTTATTAAAAATATCAGTCCAGGTTTTTCTGGGAAAAAACTGGTCTGTGATGGTTTTATGCTGATTCAGGCTATTAACCTTTGCTGGAAGTATAAATATGATATCGTTCATTCGGTTGAAGAATCAGCTTTTATTGCGTTAGTGCTGAAAGTCATGTTTAGAACACCCTATATCTATGATATGGACTCATCCTTGGCTCAGCAAATGATTGAGAAGTTTGCATTTCTCTCCTCTTTACGGTTTCTCTTCAATGCGTTTGAAAGACTGGCCGTTCAACAAGCCAAAGTGGTGATCCCCGTTTGCGAAACCTTATCTGAAGATATTCAAGTCTATCAACCAAAGAGAGTGGTTGTTTTACCAGACATTTCGCTTTTAGATTATTCTGCCCCAAATAACAAGGCATAA
- a CDS encoding glycosyltransferase family 4 protein has translation MNNIPENIRAHCQSDELILMYVGNLELYQGIDLLLDSFKSAQNLALKVALKLVIIGGKDGDIAKYKLKTKNIGIDHQVLFLGQRSVENLGHYLAQADILLSPRIKGRNTPMKLYSYLDSGKPVLATDLPTHNWVLDNEVAVLSAPNPDAFAQGILYLANNPQVRHTLAVAAKQMVQQRHSFTAYKQKLNSLYDSLQLEFNNAASPR, from the coding sequence ATGAATAATATCCCTGAAAATATCAGAGCGCACTGCCAGTCTGATGAACTTATTCTGATGTACGTTGGCAATTTAGAACTTTACCAGGGGATTGATTTGCTGCTGGATAGTTTTAAATCAGCTCAAAATCTCGCCCTGAAGGTTGCTTTAAAACTTGTCATTATTGGCGGCAAAGATGGCGACATTGCAAAATATAAGTTAAAAACGAAAAATATTGGTATTGACCACCAAGTTTTATTTTTAGGGCAGCGCTCGGTCGAGAATCTCGGCCACTATCTTGCTCAAGCAGACATTCTGCTCTCCCCTCGTATTAAAGGGAGAAACACCCCAATGAAATTGTATTCTTATCTTGATAGCGGCAAGCCCGTCTTAGCAACAGATTTGCCAACACACAATTGGGTTCTGGATAACGAGGTTGCGGTGTTAAGCGCGCCTAATCCAGACGCGTTTGCTCAAGGAATTCTATACCTCGCCAACAACCCTCAAGTCCGGCACACTCTCGCCGTTGCCGCCAAGCAAATGGTGCAACAGCGGCACTCATTTACGGCTTATAAGCAGAAATTGAATAGCTTATATGATTCATTACAGTTAGAGTTTAACAATGCTGCCTCACCTCGCTAA
- a CDS encoding glycerol-3-phosphate dehydrogenase/oxidase — MKRNLEELSNTQFDVLVIGGGIYGACVAYEATLRGLSVALVEKQDFCGATSANSLKTIHGGLRYLQHADFKRMRESIYERRTLMKIAPHLVHPLPVLVPTYGHGLKGIEAMTVALKINDLVSCDRNLGLPDPQKHIPTGRTLSPTECLNTLPGISADGLTGGAIFHDAQVYNSERLVLAYLQSATQLGLRVANYLEVTGFLQTGSNICGVQVTDALTANTFDIQAKAIINTSGPWINQVLGLLKSPPTTYQPFALAMNLVTRALFDHDYAVGLYSKADYTDKDAILKRKNRLLFIAPWQGCSLIGTTYSHYPGAHDQLSVPQNEVQHLLDDINNAYPPANLTPQDVYWVHQGLLPSSHSQETTNVQLTKHYHVQDYQKEGFNGLISVTGVKYTTARNVAIHAVDTAVAMLQKPVPPSQSAQHPLQGGGIENLSEFLQHGQKQLDHITDRQSVQHFLYNYGTTYASVLKQVQHGQRATSQLDLLQAQVTYAIEEEMAHTLSDVIFRRTGIGAAQMPTPAELQTCADVMSNTLLWSQSRVEQEISDVTSRWSWSIPKPPSVGEQTATIQGI, encoded by the coding sequence ATGAAACGAAATTTAGAGGAATTATCCAACACTCAATTTGACGTCCTCGTCATCGGTGGCGGCATTTATGGAGCTTGTGTCGCCTATGAAGCAACCTTAAGAGGCCTGTCCGTTGCATTAGTGGAAAAACAAGATTTTTGTGGGGCGACCTCCGCGAATAGTTTAAAAACCATCCACGGTGGCTTACGCTATCTACAGCATGCTGACTTTAAACGGATGCGCGAGTCTATCTACGAGCGGCGCACCTTAATGAAAATTGCCCCTCACCTCGTACATCCCTTGCCTGTATTGGTGCCCACCTACGGCCATGGACTAAAAGGCATAGAAGCGATGACAGTGGCTCTGAAAATTAATGATTTAGTGAGTTGCGATCGCAACCTCGGCTTGCCCGATCCTCAAAAGCACATTCCGACGGGTCGAACCCTATCTCCAACAGAATGTCTCAACACCTTACCCGGTATCTCCGCCGATGGCTTAACAGGTGGTGCTATCTTTCACGATGCCCAAGTCTACAATTCTGAACGTTTGGTGCTTGCCTATTTACAATCGGCTACTCAGCTTGGCTTACGAGTCGCCAACTATTTGGAAGTCACTGGTTTTTTACAAACTGGCTCTAACATTTGTGGCGTGCAAGTGACAGATGCCTTAACAGCAAACACTTTTGATATTCAAGCTAAAGCGATCATTAATACCAGCGGCCCCTGGATTAATCAAGTCCTTGGACTCCTCAAGTCGCCTCCTACAACTTATCAGCCCTTTGCATTAGCCATGAACTTGGTCACTCGAGCGCTCTTTGATCATGACTACGCCGTCGGCCTCTACAGCAAGGCTGACTACACAGATAAAGATGCCATTCTCAAGCGCAAGAACCGGTTACTCTTCATCGCACCTTGGCAAGGGTGTTCTCTCATAGGTACAACCTACTCCCACTACCCTGGAGCTCACGATCAATTATCGGTGCCCCAAAACGAAGTGCAACACTTGTTGGATGACATCAATAATGCCTATCCACCCGCAAACCTAACCCCTCAGGATGTGTATTGGGTACATCAAGGTCTACTGCCCAGTAGCCACTCCCAAGAGACAACTAATGTCCAATTAACCAAGCATTACCACGTTCAGGATTATCAAAAAGAAGGCTTCAACGGCCTTATCTCCGTTACCGGAGTTAAGTATACAACTGCTAGAAACGTCGCCATCCATGCCGTTGATACTGCAGTAGCTATGTTACAAAAGCCAGTCCCCCCCTCCCAATCGGCTCAACATCCCTTACAGGGTGGGGGGATTGAAAACCTAAGCGAATTCTTGCAACACGGACAAAAGCAACTCGACCACATCACTGATCGTCAGTCCGTCCAGCATTTTCTCTACAATTACGGCACAACCTATGCATCCGTTCTCAAACAGGTTCAGCACGGTCAACGGGCCACCTCACAACTAGATCTACTACAAGCACAAGTCACCTATGCAATTGAAGAAGAAATGGCGCACACTCTAAGCGACGTTATCTTTAGGCGCACGGGTATCGGTGCTGCCCAAATGCCAACCCCTGCAGAGTTGCAAACTTGCGCAGATGTTATGTCAAATACCCTGCTGTGGAGTCAGTCTAGAGTAGAACAAGAAATCTCAGACGTGACATCTAGGTGGTCTTGGTCTATTCCTAAACCACCCTCAGTGGGAGAACAAACAGCAACTATTCAGGGAATATAG
- a CDS encoding metal-dependent hydrolase, with product MPSPIAHSATAYFLYKITPQKNRSIKSDRHHFIDLAYVIVIGNIADLDFIPHLILEGSFHRGPSHSLCIALLISLGCTLVFKWFHQSTFQRWFLLTIGIYISHLILDFWTAGGSGMQLLWPFTDAFIKSPIAFFPSVRHSEGLFYPGHIFFITFETIYSIVLLLFINRYQKYKRPNQNT from the coding sequence ATGCCTTCTCCCATTGCTCACTCAGCAACTGCATATTTCCTATACAAAATCACACCTCAGAAAAATCGCTCTATAAAATCAGACCGACATCATTTTATTGATCTTGCCTACGTCATCGTCATTGGAAATATCGCTGATTTAGACTTTATTCCGCATCTAATCTTAGAAGGCAGTTTTCACCGAGGTCCTTCCCATAGTCTCTGCATTGCCTTACTGATCAGTCTAGGCTGTACGCTTGTTTTCAAATGGTTCCATCAATCAACCTTCCAACGATGGTTTTTACTCACGATTGGAATCTATATCTCTCATCTTATTCTAGATTTCTGGACAGCCGGAGGCTCTGGGATGCAATTACTCTGGCCTTTTACAGATGCTTTTATCAAATCGCCAATTGCTTTTTTCCCTAGTGTTAGGCATTCTGAAGGACTATTCTATCCAGGTCATATCTTCTTTATCACCTTTGAGACAATTTACAGTATCGTTCTACTGCTATTCATTAATCGATACCAAAAATATAAACGACCAAATCAAAATACTTAA
- a CDS encoding class I SAM-dependent methyltransferase produces MQPENNFLETADIETSSDDYASRFQGPTGEWLLHIQEQATLSMLAQHPNASILDVGGGHGQLTEALINKGFALTVLGSSLSCQNRIKPYIDGGQCEFKVGDVLSLPYPDNTFDIVISYRFLAHVNQWQAFLSELGRVAKTAVIVDYPTTRSINYLSPLLFKFKKGVEGNTRQFICYQEKELLDFCSSIGLEKDNRHPQFFWPMVLHRMLKQPKVSELLENPVKKLGLTYIWGSPVITRFHKVH; encoded by the coding sequence ATGCAACCGGAGAACAACTTTTTAGAAACAGCAGATATAGAAACATCTTCAGATGACTATGCTTCTCGTTTTCAAGGGCCAACTGGTGAGTGGCTACTACACATCCAAGAGCAAGCAACCCTTTCTATGCTGGCACAACATCCCAACGCCAGCATTTTAGATGTGGGTGGGGGACATGGACAGCTCACCGAAGCTTTGATCAATAAAGGGTTTGCACTCACCGTTTTGGGTAGTAGCCTATCTTGCCAAAACCGTATCAAACCTTATATAGACGGTGGACAATGCGAGTTCAAGGTTGGAGATGTTTTAAGCTTGCCGTATCCAGACAACACCTTCGACATTGTCATTAGTTATCGATTTCTAGCACATGTGAACCAATGGCAAGCGTTCCTATCTGAGCTAGGGCGTGTTGCCAAAACAGCCGTGATTGTCGATTACCCCACGACTCGCAGCATCAACTATTTATCACCGCTATTATTCAAATTCAAAAAAGGTGTAGAGGGCAATACTCGGCAATTCATTTGTTATCAAGAGAAAGAGCTATTAGACTTTTGCAGCAGCATTGGGTTAGAGAAAGACAATCGTCATCCACAATTTTTTTGGCCGATGGTGCTACATCGAATGTTGAAGCAACCTAAAGTTTCAGAACTTTTAGAGAATCCTGTGAAGAAGCTCGGTTT